The Toxoplasma gondii ME49 chromosome XII, whole genome shotgun sequence genome includes a region encoding these proteins:
- the RPS6 gene encoding ribosomal protein RPS6 (encoded by transcript TGME49_217670~Predicted trans-membrane domain (TMHMM2.0):386-409:428-451:457-480) — protein MAREETQESEDQDEGDACENWRCHVPCWRRRRPPCHCSRETTDDHHVKACHDVKEKAIEEPHRDDEGAPLLLSRPREQRREEKTLNQSELLTRRDEETKNACVALLEVCPEESGSTEALRRQRLSFLSPHASGTSPLSSLDSSESFSVAFSHCTFTPPELSLPVSLPVSSTCMYPEDPSFPLSHAFASLGNAAASTSSSISASPAVSLQEGRALGRPACMRKRSPFVCDSSRRKRICFLSSLFPAEAQKATVEDTDSLSLSLPRESSQLGAFCDFSRETILNHRGMLSLVSNPQSSSIYPAVSGSTVEHSSSLLSLTRSLLSHLPVGCRAVSGVSLNSVSPYSVSCRRRSPSGAAQTPVSEREPLLALPLCRVSSFSLCRRARKRTWTLLGCSLSSSACLLFPGFASALASSANRAHKLPCLLSRCARWASALCLSVSLAILSCSFPLFLRVSCLARSSCLALAVSVFSCLIAPVSVLGFLSRRRDLPRSTGTLPAVETVACPSREEGVSFYSTSSVAFLPEEAKGARHVIQRRRRWIAALWVVACLPVFSRPGPLSAVAAPVTASRLHDLVCTRTQESRRASLLSVMRNSSRCQSFAFVLPSSSSLAASSLVGAPGFASLLSPRVAAPAFAEELRPRPASRGGSPSYWGRGRPATLSKFPSWLPFLTLSLSASLSSVFFASVAASDFFVSPFVFRESPAPSLSLSEDATRVSSFLGPPGRGGPSRSDVSDAFSGRRPSRLASPRRRAVAQVRRLPFSSPCLLSSSCGGVLSGNRGGEAPVHATQSSVERGDASAWVRRERAADGRAGALGCSAKTFAFTEDATENTESEELPLPRRLLVPRHKLDKEAHLSHHRPSVVAGGHGLAETRLYRVVALFRPELSVPKIKEAVRPYVDQLQQWRCRSLRVTYRGYRRLAYRVKKKDSAHVVEMTFDLLPSAVHYLHVKLNLDDNIIRFMILKNPPLPRSIVKRRHTIPPEEFEELVRYSGLPESRS, from the exons atggcgagagaggagacgcaggagagcgaagatCAAGACGAGGGTGACGCGTGCGAAAACTGGAGATGTCATGTCCCTTgttggagacgaaggaggccgCCCTGTCactgcagcagagaaacaactGACGACCATCATGTGAAGGCTTGCCATGACGTCAAAGAAAAAGCAATCGAAGAGCCCCACCGAGACGACGAGGGggcgcctctgcttctctccaggccgcgggagcagaggagagaggaaaagacacTGAATCAGTCAGAGCTTCTTACAAGGCGcgacgaggaaacaaagaatgCTTGTGTGGCACTTCTTGAAGTCTGTCCAGAGGAATCTGGTTCGACGGAAGCTCTGAGACGACAGCGCCTTTCTTTTTTGTCTCCGCATGCTTCCGGAACTTCTCCattgtcttctctcgattcttcagaatctttttctgtcgctttctctcacTGCACCTTCACCCCCCCTGAACTGTCCttgcctgtgtctctgcctgtctcctcgacttGCATGTACCCGGAGGAtccgtcgtttcctctctcccatgcgtttgcttctctggggaatgctgctgcttcgacttcttcctctatctctgcgtctcccgctgtctctcttcaagAGGGAAGGGCGCTTGGCAGGCCTGCTTGCATGCGAAAAAGGTCGCCGTTTGTCTGCGATAGTTCcaggagaaagcgaatcTGTTTTCTGTCATCGTTATTCCCTGCTGAGGCGCAGAAAGCTACCGTCGAAGATACAGactccttgtctctctcgctgcctcgaGAGTCTTCCCAGCTGGGCGCGTTTTGTGACTTCTCGCGAGAGACCATACTCAATCATCGGGGAATGCTATCTCTCGTGTCTAATCCGCAGTCGTCTTCTATTTACCCTGCTGTTTCTGGATCTACAGTCGAAcattcttcgtctcttctgtccttgacgcgttcgcttctctcgcatCTCCCTGTGGGGTGCCGTGCcgtctccggtgtctctttaAACTCAGTTTCGCCATattctgtctcctgccgcAGACGGAGTCCTTCTGGGGCTGCTCAGACTCCAGTTTCTGAGAGGGAGCCTCTGCTTGCATTGCCCCTTTGTCgtgtttcgtctttttctctttgccgGCGCGCAAGGAAGAGAACTTGGACTTTGCTtggctgttctctctcctcttctgcgtgtCTGCTTTTCCCGGGGTTTGCATCTGCTCTTGCGTCCTCGGCGAACCGCGCACACAAGCTGCCTTGCTTGTTATCTCGGTGCGCTCGCTGGGCCTCTGCCttatgtctctctgtctccttggcTATTTTGTcttgttcctttcctctgtttctccgcgtctcttgcctcgcgcgttcttcttgtctggcactcgctgtctcggtcttctcgtgtctcatcgctcctgtctccgtcctcggATTTCTCTCCAGGCGGCGGGATCTCCCCCGCAGCACCGGGACACTGCCCGCTGTCGAGACAGTCGCCTGTCCGAGCCGTGAGGAAGGTGTTTCCTTTTATTCAACTTCGAGCGTTGCTTTCCTTCCAGAAGAGGCAAAGGGCGCGCGCCACGTGATCCAGCGACGACGTCGGTGGATAGCTGCTCTCTGGGTTGTTGCctgtcttcctgtcttttctcgacCTGGTCCTCTCTCGGCTGTTGCCGCGCCTGTCACCGCTTCTCGACTTCACGACCTCGTCTGCACCCGGACTCAAGAATCGAGACGCGCGAGTCTTCTGTCTGTCATGCGGAACTCTTCACGCTGTCAATCCTTTGCTTTTGtgctgccttcctcctcctctcttgcgGCTTCATCTTTGGTGGGAGCCCCtggcttcgcttctcttctctctcccaggGTGGCTGCGCCGGCTTTTGCAGAGGAGCTGCGACCTCGCCCCGCGTCGCGAGGAGGCTCTCCGTCGTACTGGGGTCGAGGCCGACCAGCGACTCTGTCAAAGTTCCCCTCGTGGTTGCCCTTCTtgacgctgtctctctctgcgtccttgTCGTCGgtgttcttcgcctctgtggCCGCCTCGgatttcttcgtttctccgttcGTCTTCCGGGAGTCTCCTGCGCcctcgctctcgctgtctgAAGACGCcactcgcgtctcttctttcctgggGCCGCCAGGACGAGGCGGCCCATCCAGAAGCGACGTCTCTGACGCATTCAGCGGGAGGCGGCCGTCTCGGCTCGCTTCGCCGCGCCGCCGCGCTGTGGCGCAAGTGCGAcgccttcctttttcgtctccgtgcctcctctcctcgtcgtgTGGTGGGGTGCTTTCTGGCAACCGAGGAGGGGAAGCGCCGGTGCATGCAACCCAGTCGTCTGTTGAGCGTGGAGACGCTTCTGCTTGGGTACGTCGAGAGAGGGCCGCAGACGGACGCGCGGGAGCGCTGGGGTGCTCTGCAAAGACGTTCGCGTTCACGGAAGACGCCACGGAGAATACCGAAAGCGAAGAACTTCCTCTTCCACGCCGGCTCCTCGTGCCCCGCCACAAACTTGACAAAGAGGCGCACTTGAGTCACCATCGTCCGTCGGTTGTTGCCG GCGGACATGGCCTTGCTGAAACTCGACTGTATCGGGTCGTTGCTCTCTTCCGCCCCGAGCTCTCAGTCCCGAAAATCAAGGAAGCTGTGCGCCCCTACGTGGATCAGCTTCAGCAGTGGCGCT GTCGAAGCCTTCGCGTAACCTACCGAGGATATCGTCGACTAGCGTACcgggtgaagaagaaagacagtgCACATGTGGTGGAGATGACGTTTGATCTTTTGCCTTCCGCAGTTCACTACTTGCATGTGAAGCTGAACCTGGACGACAATATCATCAG GTTCATGATTCTGAAAAATCCGCCACTCCCCCGAAGCATCGTGAAGAGACGCCACACAATTCCTCCGGAGGAGTTCGAGGAACTCGTCAGATACAGCGGTCTCCCTGAGTCTCGGTCCTGA